A region from the Osmerus eperlanus chromosome 11, fOsmEpe2.1, whole genome shotgun sequence genome encodes:
- the dlc gene encoding delta-like protein C yields MARLFLTCFFALISTQVVDSSGVFELKVHSFSSSRSVCKQSSDCQIFFRVCLKHSQDVISPEPPCTYGTGLTDIFSADHSSISASAPVRVRFHFKWPGTFSLIIEAWNAESSDGQSIENQNNLISRLVTSRRLAVGEEWSQDVRFSEQSELRYSYHVICDEYYHGESCSDYCRPRDDQFGHFTCDSSGSRTCLPGWKGEYCADPICSSGCNEGQGDCEAPGECTCRLGWQGALCDECMRHPGCLHGTCDEPWQCNCKEGWGGLFCDQDLNYCTNHRPCRNDATCTNTGQGSYTCTCRPGFSGNNCEIETNECDSNPCKNGGSCNDQESDYSCTCPQGFYGKNCEISAMTCADGPCFNGGTCTPLVSGGYTCRCPATYMGSNCEKKMDRCSSEPCANGGQCLDLGHSLTCRCRPGFSGARCLTNIDECSRSPCRNAGTCLDGINDFTCTCTLGFTGKDCSVRADACSLVPCQNGGTCFTHFTGPVCQCPPGFMGAKCEHSLRPTLRPDTPTPADGFSAALAVSFVLGLVTLVMLVCAAILGLRQLRRGRKGMVSSVRNDLETVNNRMTPGPFPSASMREKEAFLIPGGQYKVSNKDVALSSAPEQKTGDKAAYKQKMADCNLARDEDRITKSKFDRQNCASTVAVPPLSFPKEGLFHPVFIIPEQMEQCVFATEV; encoded by the exons ATGGCTCGTTTGTTTTTAACGTGTTTTTTTGCGTTGATATCCACGCAAGTG GTTGACTCGTCCGGTGTGTTTGAGTTGAAAGTACACTCCTTCAGCAGTTCTCGAAGTGTCTGTAAACAGTCCAGTGATTGCCAGATCTTTTTCCGCGTTTGTCTGAAACATTCACAAGATGTCATCTCCCCGGAGCCTCCGTGCACCTACGGCACGGGGCTCACCGATATCTTCAGTGCTGACCACAGTTCCATCTCGGCTAGCGCGCCGGTCAGGGTGCGTTTCCATTTCAAGTGGCCG GGAACTTTTTCACTGATAATTGAAGCCTGGAATGCGGAGTCCTCCGATGGTCAGTCTATAG aAAACCAAAACAACTTGATCAGCCGTTTGGTCACCTCTAGAAGACTTGCCGTTGGCGAGGAATGGTCACAGGACGTTCGATTTAGTGAGCAGAGCGAATTGCGGTATTCTTACCACGTTATCTGTGATGAATACTACCACGGAGAAAGCTGCTCCGACTACTGCCGACCCCGCGATGACCAATTCGGACACTTTACCTGTGATTCCTCCGGGAGCAGAACTTGCCTTCCCGGATGGAAAGGAGAATACTGCGCTGACC CCATCTGCTCGTCTGGTTGCAACGAGGGGCAAGGGGATTGTGAAGCCCCTGGCGAGTGCACGTGCCGCCTGGGGTGGCAGGGCGCGTTGTGCGACGAGTGCATGCGCCACCCGGGCTGCCTGCACGGCACCTGCGACGAGCCGTGGCAGTGTAACTGcaaggagggctggggaggcctGTTCTGTGACCAGGACCTCAACTACTGCACCAACCACCGGCCCTGCAGGAACGACGCCACCTGCACCAACACCGGCCAGGGGAGCTACACCTGCACATGCCGCCCAGGGTTCAGCGGCAACAACTGCGAGATCGAGACCAACGAGTGCGACAGCAACCCCTGCAAGAACGGAGGAAGCTGCAAC GACCAGGAGAGCGACTATTCCTGCACATGCCCTCAGGGCTTCTACGGGAAGAACTGTGAGATCAGCGCCATGACATGTGCCGACGGGCCCTGCTTCAACGGAGGCACCTGCACGCCGCTGGTGTCTGGCGGCTACACCTGCCGCTGCCCTGCCACCTACATGGGCTCCAACTGTGAGAAAAAGATGGACCGCTGCAGCAGCGAGCCCTGTGCCAACG GCGGACAGTGTCTGGACCTGGGCCACAGCTTGACGTGTCGCTGTCGACCTGGCTTCTCGGGCGCGCGCTGCCTGACCAACATCGACGAGTGCAGCCGCAGCCCTTGCCGCAACGCGGGCACATGCCTGGACGGCATCAACGACTTCACCTGCACCTGCACGCTGGGCTTCACCGGGAAGGACTGCAGCGTGCGCGCCGACGCCTGCTCGCTCGTGCCCTGCCAGAACGGAGGCACCTGCTTCACTCACTTCACTGGGCCTGTCTGCCAGTGTCCTCCCGGCTTCATGGGAGCCAAGTGTGAGCACAGCCTCCGCCCCACCCTGCGGCCCGACACTCCCACGCCGGCCGACGGCTTCTCTGCAGCCCTGGCGGTCAGCTTCGTCCTGGGCCTGGTCACCCTCGTCATGCTGGTGTGCGCTGCCATTTTGGGTCTTCGCCAGCTGAGGCGGGGCAGGAAGGGAATGGTTTCCTCTGTCAGGAACGACCTGGAGACCGTGAACAACCGGATGACGCCCGGCCCGTTCCCCAGCGCCAgcatgagggagaaggaggcgtTCCTTATCCCCGGCGGCCAGTACAAGGTGTCCAATAAGGACGTAGCGCTTAGCTCCGCCCCCGAGCAGAAAACCGGAGACAAGGCGGCGTACAAACAGAAGATGGCCGACTGTAACCTTGCCCGGGATGAGGACAGAATCACCAAGAGCAAGTTTGACCGGCAA AATTGTGCATCTACCGTGGCGGTCCCTCCACTTAGCTTCCCCAAGGAAGGCCTCTTTCACCCCGTCTTCATCATTCCTGAGCAGatggagcagtgtgtgtttgctacTGAG GTGTAA